The DNA region aggagggcatgtctactgtctataggggaggtggagaaggaggcatgtctactgtctataggggaggaggaggaggaggcatgtctactgtctatagggtaggaggaggaggaggaggcatgtctcctgtctatagggtaggaggaggaggagggatgtctactgtctatagggtaggaggaggcatgtatactgtctatagggtaggaggaggaggaggaggcatgtctactgtctataggggaggaggaggaggaggaggcatgtctactgtctatagggtaggaggaggaggcatgtctactgtctatagggtaggaggaggaggaggaggaggcatgtctactgtctataggggaggaggaggaggaggcatgtctactgtctatagggtaggaggaggaggaggaggcatgtctactgtctatagggtagaaggaggaggaggcatgtctactgtctatagggtaggaggaggaggaggcatgtctcctgtctatagggtaggaggaggcatgtctactgtctatagggtaggaggaggaggaggcatgtctactgtctatagggtaggaggaggaggaggcatgtctactgtctatagggtaggaggaggaggaggcatgtctactgtctataggggaggaggaggaggaggaggcatgtctactgtctatagggtaggaggaggaggaggaggaggcatgtctactgtctataggggaggaggaggaggaggaatgtctactgtctatagggtaggaggaggaggcatgtctactgtctatagggtaggaggaggaggaggcatgtctactgtctatagggtaggaggaggaggaggcatgtctactgtctataggggtaggaggaggaggaggcatgtctactgtctataggggaggaggaggaggaggaggcatgtctactgtctatagggtaggaggaggaggaggcatgtctactgtctatagggtaggaggaggaggaggcatgtctactgtctataggggaggaggaggaggaggaggcatgtctactgtctatagggtaggaggaggaggaggaggaggcatgtctactgtctataggggaggaggaggaggaggcatgtctactgtctataggggaggaggaggaggcatgtctactgtctataggggaggaggaggaggaggcatgtctcctgtctatagggtaggaggaggaggaggaggaggcatgtctcctgtctatagggtaggaggaggaggaggcatgtctactgtctataggggaggaggaggaggaggcatgtctcctgtctataggtaggaggaggaggcatgtctcctgtctatagggtaggaggaggaggaggaggaggcatgtctcctgtctatagggtaggaggaggaggaggcatgtctactgtctataggggaggaggaggaggaggcatgtctcctgtctatagggtaggaggaggaggcatgtctactgtctataggggaggaggaggaggaggcatgtctactgtctatagggtaggaggaggaggaggcatgtctactgtctatagggtaggaggaggaggaggcatgtctactgtctataggggaggaggaggaggaggcatgtctactgtctataggggaggaggaggcatgtctactgtctataggggaggaggaggaggaggcatgtctactgtctataggggaggaggaggaggaggaggcatgtctactgtctatagggtaggaggaggaggaggcatgtctactgtctatagggtaggaggaggaggaggcatgtctactgtctatagggtaggaggaggaggaggaggaggaggcatgtctactgtctataggggaggaggaggaggaggcatgtctactgtctatagggtagtagaCCGTAAATAGGCTAGTTATAACAGGAAGTAGACCGTATATAGGCTAGTTATAACAGGAAGTAGACCGTAAATAGGCTAGTAATAACAGGAAGTTGACTGTATATAGGCTAGTAATAACAGGAAGTAGACTGTATATAGGCTAGTTATAACAGGAAGTAGACCGTATACAGGCTAGTAATAACAGCAAGTAGACCGTATACAGGCTAGTAATAACAGCAAGTAGACCGTATACAGGCTAGTAATAACAGCAAGTAGCTCGTATACAGGCTAGTAATAACAGGAAGTAGACCGTATATAGGCTAGTTATAACAGGAAGTAGACCATAAATAGGCTAGTTATAACAGGAAGTAGACCGTAAGTAGGCTAGTAATAACAGGAAGTAGACCGTAAATAGGCTAGTAATAACAGGAAGTAGACCGTATATAGTCTAGTAATAACAGGAAGTAGACCGTATATAGTCTAGTAATAACAGGAAGTAGACCGTATATAGGCTAGTAATAACAGGAAGTAGACCGTAAATAGGCTAGTAATAACAGGAAGTAGACGTATATAGGCTAGTAATAACAGGAAGTAGACCGTATATAGTCTAGTAATAACAGGAAGTAGACCGTATATAGGCTAGTAATAACCGGAAGTAGACCGTATATAGGCTAGTAATAACCGGAAGTAGACCGTATATAGGCTAGTTATAACAGGAAGTAGACCGTAAATAGGCTTGTTATAACAGGAAGTAGACCGTAAATAGGCTAGTAATAACAGGAAGTAGACATATATAGGCTAGTAATAACAGGAAGTAGACCGTATATAGGCTAGTTATAACAGGAAGTAGACCGTATATAGGCTAGTTATAACAGGAAGTATACCGTAAATAGGCTAGTAATAACAGGAAGTAGACCGTAAATAGGCTAGTAATAACAGGAAGTAGACATATATAGGCTAGTAATAACAGGAAGTAGACCGTATATAGGCTAGTAATAACAGGAAGTAGACCGTATATAGGCTAGTAATAACCGGAAGTAGACCGTATATAGGCTAGTTATAACAGGAAGTAGACCGTATATAGGCTAGTTATAACAGGAAGTAGACTGTAAATAGGCTAGTAATAACAGGAAGTAGACTGAACATAGGCTAGTTATAACAGGAAGTTTTTTGGTCATAGAAATTAATGTATGGAAGTGATCCCCACTCACACAGGCACCGCCCCTTCCTCCTCACCTCTGCAGTCCTATGAGTTTCCATCTCTGTAGGTCAGTGAGGCTGAAGGGGCAGGAGAGCCAAGGCTGGACCCTCTCACCACAGCGCCCAGGTCCAGGCAAGTAGAGGGCTAGAGCGGACACCAGCCTCCTGACCCTCCCCTCCTCGGATCCCAGGACCACCAGGGTCCGACCACTCAGTAGGGACCACAGGGCATGCAAGGCAAACGGATACTGACGCACAAAcctggaggtagagacagagacagagagagataatcacgttattggtcacatacaagtgtttagcagatgttattgtgggtgcagcgaaatgcttgtgtttctagctccaacagtgcagtagtatctaactaaatgcttgtgttcccagctccaacagtaatatctaactaaatgcttgtgttcccagctccaacagtacagtaatatctaactaaatgcttgtgttcccagctccaacagtaatatctaactaaatgcttgtggttctagctccaacagtgcagtaatatctaactaaatacttctgttcccagctccaacagtacagtaatatctaactaaatgcttgtgttcccagctccaacagtgcagtagtatctaactaaatgcttgtgttcccagctccaacagcacagtaatatctaactaaatgcttgtgtttctagctccaacagtgcagtaatatctaactaaattcttgtgtttctagctccaacagtgcattaatatctaactaaatgcttgtgttcccagctccaacagtaatatctaactaaatgcttgtggttctagctccaacagtgcagtaatatctaactaaatacttctgttcccagctccaacagtacagtaatatctaactaaatgcttgtgtttctagctccaacagtaatatctaactaaatgcttgtgtttctagctccaacagtgcagtaatatctaactaaatgcttgtgttcccagctccaacagtgcagtagtatctaactaaatgcttgtgttcccagctccaacagtacagtaatatctaactaaatgcttgtgttcccagctccaacagtaatatctaactaaatgcttgtgtttctagctccaacagtgcagtaatatctaactaaatgcttgtgttcccagctccaacagtgcagtagtatctaactaaatgcttgtgttcccagctccaacagtacagtaatatctaactaaaagcttgtgttcctagctccaacagtaatatctaactaaatgcttgtgtttctagctccaacagtgcagtaatatctaactaaatgcttgtgttcccagctccaacagtaatatctaactaaatgcttgtgtttctagctccaacagtgcagtagtatctaactaaatgcttgtgttcccagctccaacagtacagtaatatctaactaaatgcttgtgttcccagctccaacagtaatatctaactaaatgcttgtgtttctagctccaacagtgcagtaatatctaactaaatgcttgtgttcccagctccaacagtgcagtaatatctaactaaatgcttgtgttcccagctccaacagtaatatctaactaaatgcttgtgtttctagctccaacagtgcagtaatatctaactaaatgcttgtgttcccagctccaacagtaatatctaactaaatgcttgtgttcccagctccaacagtgcagtagtatctaactaaatgcttgtgttcccagctccaacagtacagtaatatctaactaaatgcttgtgttcccagctccaacagtgcagtaatatctaactaaatgcttgtgttcccagctccaacagtgcagtaatatctaactaaatgcttgtgttcccagctccaacagtgcagtagtatctaactaaatgcttgtgttcccagctccaacagtgcagtaatatctaactaaatgcttgtgtttctagctccaacaaagcagtaatatctaactaaatgcttgtggtcccagctccaacagtaatatctaactaaatgcttgtggtcccagctccaacagtaatatctaactaaatgcttgtgttaccagctccaacagtgcagtaatatgtaactaaatgcttgtggtcccagctccaacagtagtatctaactaaaatcttgtgttcccagctccaacagtgcagtagtatctaactaaatgcttgtgttcccagctccaacagtgcagtagtatctaactaaatgcttgtgttcccagctccaacagcgcagtaatatcttactaaatgcttgtgttcccagctccaacagtgcagtaatatctaactaaatgcttgtgttcccagctccaacagtgcagtaatatctaactaaatgcttgtgttcccagctccaacagtagtatctaactaaatgcttgtgtttctagctccaacagtgcaataatatctaactaaatgcttgtgttcccagctccaacagtgcagtagtatctaactaaatgcttgtgtttctagctccaacagtgcagtaatatctaactaaatgcttgtgttcccagctccaacagtaatatctaactaaatgcttgtgttcccagctccaacagtgcagtaatatctaactaaatgcttatgttcccagctccaacagtaatatctaactaaatgcttgtgtttctagctcgaacagtaatatctaactaaatgcttgtgttcccagctccaacagtgcattaatatctaactaaatgcttgtgtttctagctccaacagtgcagtaatatctaactaaatgcttgtgttcccagctccaacagtaatatctaactaaatgcttgtgttcctagctccaacagtaatatctaactaaatgcttgtgttcccagctccaacagtgcagtaatatctaactaaatgcttgtgtttctagctccaacagtgcagtaatatctaactaaatgcttgtgtccccagctccaacagtgcagtaatatctaactaaatgcttgtgtttctagctccaacagtgcagtagtatctaactaaatgcttgtgttcccagctccaacagtacagtagtatctaactaaatgcttgtgttcccagctccaacagtaatatctaactaaatgcttgtgtttctagctccaacagtgcagtaatatctaactaaatgcttatgttcccagctccaacagtgcagtaatatctaactaaatgcttgtgttcccagctccaacagtaatatctaactaaatgcttgtgtttctagctccaacagtaatatctaactaaatgcttgtgtttctagctccaacagtaatatctaactaaatgcttgtgtttctagctccaacagtgcagtagtatctaactaaatgcttgtgttcccagctccaacagtaatatctaactaaatgcttgtgttcctagctccaacagtaatatctaactaaatgcttgtgttcccagctccaacagtgcagtaatatctaactaaatgcttgtgttcccagctccaacagcacagtaatatctaactaaatgcttgtgttcctagctccaacagtgctgtaatatctaactaaatgcttgtgtttctagctccaacagtgcagtagtatctaactaaatgcttgtgttcccagctccaacagtaatatctaactaaatgcttgtgcttctagctccaacagtacagtagtatctaactaaatgcttgtgttcccagctccaacagtacagtagtatctaactaaatgtttgtgttcccagctccaacagtacagatTCCTTGTGGAATGCCCGGCGCCGACATGCTGACTTCTGTCGTCgggtgaacggtgtttcctccgacacattggttcccggctggcttccaggtgttTTGAAGCAGAGCGGTTTGGCGTGTCATGTTTCGGGAAGACGCATGACTCGGCCTTCGCCGCTcctgagcccattggggagttgcagcgatgagacatgaTCGAAATTTGtggagaaaaataaatacattttaaaatataaataattataCAATCAATCATTGATTCGATGAtaagagagaccatgtgaggatatgacggagagggcctagaaccgagccctgggggacaccagtagtgagaatATATGATGCAGACACAAATCCTCTCCACGTCACAGAGGAGAATTTAGTAGACCTGTTCAACCACCGCGACGACCAGATGCTTCTCGGACTGTGACAAAAAAAACAAGTCAGATGAAAGAAAGAGAAGCTGGAGTGAACTCTGTTCTCTGGGATGATCCATGTCTCCGTCAGGGTTCATAAAGTCTACTGACTGAAGAGCAGCCcgaggctgagatgaactctgttCTCTGGGATGATCCATGTCTCCGTCAGGGTCATAAAGTCTACTAACTGAAGAGCAGCCcgaggctgagatgaactctgcgttCTTGACCACAGATCGGCAGTTTTCCAAAACGCTGCCAGACACCAGGAATTCCACACGGGGGTTGTACGCCACGGGTAACACTACACCAGAAGGGTTGCAGCTACAGGGGGTGGGGAGAGCGAGCAGGtatagaaaacaaacacacatagacaggagatatcaggagtcctctaacTATAGAATGTATTAATCAACCAATGAGTGACTCACCTGAGGGCTCCCTGCCCGGCCCTCTTCTTCTGCCTCAGCGTTACCACCCCCCCGTACCCCAGAGGTGAGCCGGCCCGTTCGGACCCCGTAGACGCTGACGTGGTACAGTCCGACCCGTCCTGGTCCGACCCCTTGGAGGTGGTATCTCCCAAGGAGGAGACGGGCAGGTCCAGCCCAGCCCCGGGGCTCTGGCAGTGTGGGGAACCCAGGCCGTAGACACCCTGGACCGGCAGCATGGCCTGGGGCTCCTGGTTGACCACcaagggaaggggtagagagccGGGCTGCAGCCCAGAAGCAGGTAGCGTGTCTGTGGGAGAAGAGTTGTACAGGAAGCCTTCCTGAGACATGCAGCAGGCCGTGTCCATCTGGACCAACAACTCAGGATGAGGAACTCTCTGTCCATCACCCTCCCCTGtctcagcccctctctcccctctccccccagtctcagcccctctctcccctctccccccagtctcagcccctctctcccctgtctcagcCCCTCTCTCAAACACTCCTTCGttctcaccctccctctttcCGTTAAacactcctgtctctccctccctctttccgtTAAACCCTCCTTCGTTCTCACCCTCCTCAGCCTCCAGCAGAAAAACAGGGGTCTggtctcttcccccctcctcctcctcctcctctcctccactcctgtcACTACTAAAGCTGTCCTTATTCTCCTCAGAGCTTTCTTGGTCCTGTGTCTCCATGGTCAGATCAGAGAGTGACGACTCCAGCCTCTCGTCCCCAGTCAGGGCGTCACTCTGCGGGGCAGAGTTATCAGGGCAGGGAGGGTACACCTCTGGAACGTCCGCAGACTCCGGTGGCTCGGGGCAAAGCACGATGGAAGGGGTGTGTATATGCGAGTGTTGGTCCGTCCCCATCGTGTGGTTTAGAGAACAGAAGATTCTTCCCAGCGCCgctacctcctcttcttcctccccgaGCTCCTCCTCAAACAGGAAGTTGACGACGTTCTGTTTCCTGCGTAGAGCTCGGTCCAAGCGGCGGGTGTACAGGTAACACAAGTCCCCCCGGAAACACCTCTCCGTGTGAGTGAGGAGTTCCACCGTGGCGTCGTAGAACCTCTCCTCGCATAACTCCGTCAGGTTTTTCAGACGTTTGGCGAAACATTTCGCCGACTTCCCTTTGATCAGCTGAGGGGTGTaggactgtctcctctctcccgccTCCTCCCCGGGGTCACGGTCGGGACCAGGCGGTGCGTCTCCGTGTCTCCGGGACTCCGTGACGCAGTGTTGACAGTGTGCGGCGTGGGCGTCTCGGCGGGGGTGGAGAGGGTACGAGGTGATCTGTCTCAGCAGGTCTCGGTGCTCGAAGATACTCTTCTCCATCGCCGCAAGCTCATTGGCCTTGTCCACCGCGTGGGCGGAGTAACACCCCTGAGGTCCTGCCTCCCGCTGAAGCCCCTCCTCTTTCTGCAGAACAGACCGCGTGTACCTGGCAGGAGGGGCATAACAGGAAGTTACAACAgattgtagcagtagtagtagtgtgtgtgtgtgtctcagagtgtgtgtgtgtgtgtgtgtcagagtgtgtgtgtctcagagtgtgtgtgtgtgtctcagagtgtgtgtgtgtgtctcgtctTACTCCAGGTCACGTAGCTTCCTCTGCAGCTCGCGGGCGAAGGCCCGTCGGTTTCCGGTCTTCAGGCACTCGGAGGCGCGGGAGAAGCGGAGCGACAGCTCCTGGAACTGCTGCATGATCTTCCTCTCGTCGGCGGAGACGTAGGCCATGCAGAACGGGCGGACGAAGCCTCGGGCCTCCAGGTCGTACAGCGTCAGGTGGTGAACGTAGGCAAACGCACCTTCCTTAGAGTCGCCCAGCACCACCCTGGAGTCCTCCACAAAACTACAGGGGAGGAGACAACAGGATACAATTAGGGTGGAGTAGAGCAGAAATATAATACAATTTAACAGAAAATCATTACAGTAGAAGAGAattagagtagaatataatagaatgtaACAAACTATTTAGAGTAGAAAATAATAGAattagagtagaatataatagaaaagAATTAGAACAGAATAGAATTACAGTAGAATAAAACAGAATGTAAAAGAAAATAATTAGAGTACAATACACATACAATAGGATATCATTAGAGTACAATACACATACAATAGGATATCACTAGAGTACAATACACATACAATAGGATATCACTAGAGTACAATACACATACAATAGGATATCACTAGAGTACAATACACATACAATAGGATATCATTAGAGtacaatacaaataaaataggATATCATTAGAGTACAATACACATACAATAGGATATCACTAGAGTACAATACACATACAATAGGATATCATTAGAgtacaatacaaatacaatagGATATCATTAGAGTACAATACACATACAATAGGATATCACTAGAgtacaatacaaatacaatagGATATCATTAGAGTACAATACACATACAATAGGATATCACTAGAGTACAATACACATACAATAGGATATCATTAGAgtacaatacaaatacaataggatatcattagagtacaatacaaatacaatagGATATCACTAGAgtacaatacaaatacaataggatatcattagagtacaatacaaatacaataggatatcattagagtacaatacaaatacaataggatatcattagagtacaatacaaatacaataggatatcattagagtacaatacaaatacaataggatatcattagagtacaatacaaatacaatagGATATCACTAGAgtacaatacaaatacaataggatatcattagagtacaatacaaatacaataggatatcattagagtacaatacaaatacaataggatatcattagagtacaatacaaatacaataggatatcattagagtacaatacaaatacaataggatatcattagagtacaatacacatacaataggatatcattagagtacaatacaaatacaatagggtatcattagagtacaatacacatacaataggatatcattagagtacaatacacatacaataggatatcattagagtacaatacacatacaataggatatcattagagtacaatacaaatacaataggatatcattagagtacaatacacatacaataggatatcattagagtacaatacaaatacaatagGATATCATTAGAGTACAATACACATACAATAGGATATCATTAGAGTACAATACACATACAATAGGATATCATTAGAGTACAATACACATCCAATAGGATATCATTAGAgtacaatacaaatacaatagGATATCATTAGAGTAGAATAAAACATAAAGTAGGACAGCTACCTGAGTCGTGGGTATCCGCTGCCGGTAGGGTGCCCTACGAACGAGGCCTGGTAGTCAACAGACATGATCCTCAGACTGAAGTAGTTCAGGTCAAAGGTCCCAAACACCTTCGGGTCATCAGGAATGGTGAGC from Salmo trutta unplaced genomic scaffold, fSalTru1.1, whole genome shotgun sequence includes:
- the LOC115188901 gene encoding guanine nucleotide exchange protein smcr8a, with the protein product MIGAPDVVAFTKEDDFGEVGYPDPWVMPEEFSVPLFPSNNNANPWTKTSYAKFTKDFILISEFSEQVGPQPLLTIPDDPKVFGTFDLNYFSLRIMSVDYQASFVGHPTGSGYPRLSFVEDSRVVLGDSKEGAFAYVHHLTLYDLEARGFVRPFCMAYVSADERKIMQQFQELSLRFSRASECLKTGNRRAFARELQRKLRDLEYTRSVLQKEEGLQREAGPQGCYSAHAVDKANELAAMEKSIFEHRDLLRQITSYPLHPRRDAHAAHCQHCVTESRRHGDAPPGPDRDPGEEAGERRQSYTPQLIKGKSAKCFAKRLKNLTELCEERFYDATVELLTHTERCFRGDLCYLYTRRLDRALRRKQNVVNFLFEEELGEEEEEVAALGRIFCSLNHTMGTDQHSHIHTPSIVLCPEPPESADVPEVYPPCPDNSAPQSDALTGDERLESSLSDLTMETQDQESSEENKDSFSSDRSGGEEEEEEGGRDQTPVFLLEAEEDTLPASGLQPGSLPLPLVVNQEPQAMLPVQGVYGLGSPHCQSPGAGLDLPVSSLGDTTSKGSDQDGSDCTTSASTGSERAGSPLGYGGVVTLRQKKRAGQGALRFVRQYPFALHALWSLLSGRTLVVLGSEEGRVRRLVSALALYLPGPGRCGERVQPWLSCPFSLTDLQRWKLIGLQR